The following are from one region of the Bacteroidota bacterium genome:
- a CDS encoding peptidoglycan DD-metalloendopeptidase family protein, protein MGTYPQTISSQTSARLDSLYSLQRKLDKEISLLTHARDSARSRKESSQAELRLINQQVGLREQLLAGLQGQMGELDNQIYATTAVIASLEQDIQLIKTQFGKLMVVTYKAFQKRNTSFYLMSSSSLSQGYHRMQYFQAIQRMQTSQMRLLKRTKAFLSQKYILLAQQKVDKEKVVMTEQMEQSKLVALKVEQKAVFDKLKQDEAKIARELQQSQNERAKLADEIKKELERIRKAKNDKIKTAKKEEIDVINKLNKDFASNKGKFPWPIPMPNASISRHFGRQTLPGSNTEIDVQGIDLTTVPAQNVRAIFGGLVESVMSIPGQGKMVIISHGTYYTVYANLSTINVKAQDKVLELGNIGAARTDPATGETKLYFQMNQDKISLDPELWLVKKG, encoded by the coding sequence TTGGGAACTTATCCACAGACCATCTCCAGTCAGACCTCCGCGCGACTTGACTCACTTTATTCACTGCAGCGCAAGCTCGACAAGGAGATTTCCTTGCTCACGCATGCCCGCGACAGCGCCCGCAGCCGCAAGGAAAGCAGTCAGGCAGAATTGAGGCTCATCAACCAACAAGTCGGTCTGCGGGAGCAATTGCTCGCAGGTCTTCAAGGGCAAATGGGCGAATTGGACAATCAGATTTATGCCACCACCGCGGTCATCGCCTCCCTTGAGCAGGACATCCAACTCATCAAAACCCAGTTTGGCAAGCTGATGGTGGTGACCTACAAGGCCTTCCAAAAGCGCAACACGAGCTTTTACCTGATGAGTTCGAGTTCGTTGTCACAAGGCTACCACCGGATGCAGTACTTTCAGGCGATTCAACGCATGCAGACTTCGCAGATGCGGCTATTGAAGCGTACCAAAGCGTTTCTTTCGCAGAAATACATTTTGCTTGCCCAACAGAAAGTAGACAAGGAAAAGGTCGTGATGACCGAACAAATGGAGCAAAGCAAGCTTGTGGCGCTCAAGGTGGAGCAAAAAGCCGTGTTTGACAAGCTGAAGCAAGACGAAGCCAAGATCGCACGGGAATTGCAGCAAAGCCAAAATGAGCGGGCGAAGCTCGCAGATGAAATCAAAAAGGAGCTGGAGCGCATTCGGAAGGCGAAAAATGACAAGATCAAAACCGCGAAAAAGGAGGAGATTGACGTCATTAACAAGCTCAACAAGGATTTTGCGAGCAACAAAGGCAAGTTTCCCTGGCCGATTCCGATGCCAAACGCATCCATTTCCCGTCACTTTGGACGGCAAACCTTGCCCGGTTCCAACACTGAAATTGACGTGCAGGGAATCGACCTCACGACGGTGCCGGCACAAAACGTGCGTGCCATCTTTGGAGGACTTGTGGAGTCAGTGATGAGCATACCGGGACAAGGGAAAATGGTGATCATCAGCCACGGTACCTACTATACAGTTTACGCCAACCTGAGTACGATCAACGTCAAAGCCCAGGACAAAGTGCTGGAATTGGGCAATATCGGAGCGGCACGCACGGATCCGGCAACCGGCGAGACGAAGCTCTACTTCCAGATGAATCAGGACAAGATCTCCTTGGATCCCGAGCTTTGGTTGGTGAAAAAAGGCTGA
- a CDS encoding transglycosylase SLT domain-containing protein, with translation MKKLFMLFMLATAPVIGVFAQNALGPLTSSNEILWQLDSLIPAYHHPTVNVAKYSRDSLNIRKFSQDSLPAYSSDIVAQRLKEIGSPLPLAYNEDVQAFINLYTLQRRGQVERMLGLAHVYLPIFEEELDRAGMPMELKYLPVVESALNPHARSRVGATGLWQFMLGTGKMYDLDVTSYVDERRDPFKSTAAAIKYLGNMYKTYNDWLLVVAAYNCGPGNVNKAIARSGGKRTFWEIQEFLPKETRSYVPALIAATYVFNYSHEHNLFPRMIDFSFNQDTVHITRQLMSLKHFADITHTDFFVLKDLNPELKTDFIPYSPEPYVLRVPMKTGQFFASFRDSIMLLATKLNLDSAKVVYTDTKLSPLTNKPYEAELSEHPTYATSAAATATGTDGKKVVYHKVRKGEVVGQIAAKYHVSAKDLAKWNGLRNYAIKAGQNLKVYVKGSPNSGVSTPKVEPEPQIAAKIAEPAKAEPAKVEPVKAEPKKVIAEADPAAKYHVVKYGDTLWQIASAYDGLTVEKLKSLNDLNGNSLAIGQKLRVE, from the coding sequence ATGAAAAAACTGTTCATGCTTTTCATGCTGGCAACAGCGCCTGTGATCGGAGTCTTTGCACAAAATGCATTGGGACCCCTCACATCCTCCAATGAAATCCTATGGCAGCTCGATAGCCTCATCCCTGCTTACCACCATCCAACCGTCAACGTCGCCAAATACAGCCGCGACAGCCTCAACATTCGCAAGTTTTCACAGGACTCCCTCCCTGCCTATAGCAGTGATATCGTTGCCCAACGGCTGAAAGAAATCGGCTCTCCGCTCCCACTTGCCTACAACGAAGACGTTCAGGCATTCATCAACCTTTACACACTTCAACGCCGTGGCCAAGTGGAACGCATGTTGGGACTTGCCCACGTATACCTTCCGATTTTTGAAGAAGAATTGGATCGGGCAGGCATGCCTATGGAATTGAAATACCTGCCGGTCGTCGAGAGTGCGTTGAACCCGCATGCTCGCTCCCGCGTGGGCGCCACCGGCCTTTGGCAGTTTATGCTTGGAACCGGTAAAATGTATGATTTGGACGTCACAAGCTATGTCGACGAACGGCGTGACCCATTCAAGAGCACTGCCGCGGCCATCAAATACCTTGGCAACATGTACAAGACCTACAATGATTGGCTTCTTGTCGTAGCAGCCTACAATTGCGGGCCCGGCAACGTCAACAAAGCCATCGCAAGGTCAGGTGGAAAAAGGACATTCTGGGAAATCCAGGAGTTCCTCCCCAAAGAAACACGCAGTTACGTCCCTGCTTTGATTGCCGCCACATACGTATTTAACTACTCCCACGAGCACAACCTTTTCCCGCGAATGATCGACTTTTCCTTCAATCAGGATACTGTGCACATCACGCGGCAATTGATGAGCCTCAAGCACTTTGCAGACATCACCCATACTGATTTTTTTGTGCTCAAGGACTTGAATCCGGAGCTCAAAACGGACTTCATCCCCTACTCTCCCGAACCTTATGTGCTGCGGGTTCCCATGAAAACCGGTCAGTTTTTTGCCAGTTTCCGGGATTCGATCATGTTATTGGCAACCAAGCTGAATTTGGATTCGGCCAAGGTGGTCTATACCGATACGAAGCTAAGCCCGCTCACCAACAAGCCTTATGAGGCAGAATTGTCTGAGCACCCGACCTATGCGACAAGTGCAGCAGCGACCGCAACGGGTACGGATGGCAAAAAAGTAGTTTACCACAAGGTACGCAAGGGCGAAGTTGTCGGTCAGATTGCAGCCAAATACCATGTCTCGGCCAAGGACCTCGCGAAGTGGAACGGCTTGCGCAATTATGCGATCAAGGCAGGACAAAATTTGAAGGTTTATGTAAAAGGATCTCCCAACTCCGGCGTCTCGACGCCCAAGGTAGAGCCTGAGCCTCAGATTGCTGCCAAAATTGCAGAGCCGGCCAAGGCGGAGCCTGCAAAAGTCGAACCGGTCAAAGCGGAACCTAAAAAGGTCATTGCCGAGGCAGATCCTGCGGCAAAGTATCATGTGGTCAAGTATGGGGATACCCTTTGGCAAATTGCAAGTGCCTACGATGGATTGACCGTGGAAAAGCTCAAATCATTGAACGATCTCAATGGAAACAGCCTTGCCATCGGTCAAAAACTCCGTGTAGAGTAA
- the tatA gene encoding twin-arginine translocase TatA/TatE family subunit codes for MASQLILFLGGLGTTELILILLVVLLLFGAKKIPDLARGMGRGIREFKDASREIKREIESEPADPTKARKAE; via the coding sequence ATGGCATCTCAACTGATACTTTTTCTGGGAGGCTTGGGCACGACCGAGTTGATCTTGATCTTGCTCGTAGTGCTGTTGTTGTTTGGCGCCAAGAAAATCCCTGATTTGGCACGTGGCATGGGCCGCGGCATCCGCGAATTCAAAGACGCTTCACGCGAAATCAAGCGCGAAATCGAGTCAGAACCTGCCGACCCCACAAAGGCGCGCAAGGCTGAATAA